TTGTTCTTCTCATCCCTGGGTGTAAATACTGCATTTTCAGGCAGTctgcactagggggagctctgtgCAAAGAGATTACAGCTTCCATGGTAGTTGTATTAATTCCTATCcacttagctccccctagtggtggctgcaggcagctagCTTTGTAATAGAAAATAagaaggagatttatcaatgcatTTCTGtctgttttctggtgtaaatagaTAGGGAAATATGATGTTCAGAATAAGCGTCATTATTTGAAgtatgtgtggcactttttttcAATATAATTCAGATAAAGCAGGTGGGGCCAaaggcaaaatacatatggtcttgTAAATGCACCCTTGGGGGCAGAGGAACTGAAAGTGGCAGAGGTAGCAGGGGCAGTGCAGAGGGTGAGGGAGAGACATGATGTGACGGTGCTGTTTGAGAGGTGTAGAGGGGGCATAAAGGGTCCGGTCTACAGGGGAGGGCACAGAAGGAACATAGAGGGGCATTGGGAAACACAGACTGCCATGGGCTCTATGGTGTAGGGTCAGAGGAAAGACACCAGTTGGAGGGATAGAGGAGACAGTGGGTATCAGTGGCTTGATGGGAGTACAGGTACACATAGAAAAACATAGTTCCGATGAATCTGCTGCCTCTACTTAAAGTGGCATCCTTCTCCTcccagcgttttttttccggtattgagatcttatgacgctagtgtgaaagtagccttagatgccaAAAGGTCCATCTTGTCACCAACTTcatttgaataaaataaaattaggaAATGTACATCTGTTAGGGTCCATAGAGCGATGGATCTAAATGGGCAGGCCAAAAGTCTAATTTTTCAATATTATCCAccattttttatagaattttgttattttaaggacatctgtcagcagatttttacctatgaatctggctgacctgttacatgtgcgcttgtgaAGGCTTCTATAATGGTCTCATGTTCATAAAAAGGATGCTTTCATATATgccaatgagcctttaggagcaacgggcacacagcttggttatTACAGTCTGTATTGGGCACACGACTTTGCAGTTACAGTCTCTGGTTGTAGTCTCTACTGGTGGATGCAGTCTCtgatgggcacacagcttggttatTACAGTCTGTATTGGGCACACGGCTTTGCAGTTACAGTCTCTGGTTGTAGTCTCTACTGGTGGATGCAGTCTCtgatgggcacacagcttggttatTACAGTCTGTATTGGGCACACTGCTTTGCAGTTACAGTCTCTGGTTGTAGTCTCTACTGGTGGATTCAGTCTCtgatgggcacacagcttggttatTACAGTCTGTATTGGGCACACTTCTTTGCAGTTACAGTCTCTGGTTGTAGTCTCTACTGGTGGATGCAGTCTCtgatgggcacacagcttggttatTACAGTCTGTATTGGGCACACTGCGTTGCAGTTACAGTCTCTGGTTGTAGTCTCTACTGGTGGATGCAGTCTCtgatgggcacacagcttggttatTACAGTCTGTATTGGGCACACTGCTTTGCAGTTACAGTCTCTGGTTGTAGTCTCTACTGGTGGATTCAGTCTCtgatgggcacacagcttggttatTACAGTCTGTATTGGGCACACTTCTTTGCAGTTACAGTCTCTGGTTGTAGTCTCTACTGGTGGATGCAGTCTCtgatgggcacacagcttggttatTACAGTCTGTATTGGGCACACTGCGTTGCAGTTACAGTCTCTGGTTGTAGTCTCTACTGGTGGATGCAGTCTCtgatgggcacacagcttggttatTACAGTCTGTATTGGGCACACTGCTTTGCAGTTACAGTCTCTGGTTGTAGTCTCTACTGGTGGATGCAGTCTCtgatgggcacacagcttggttatTACAGTCTGTATTGGGCACACTGCTTTACAGCTTCAGTCTCTGGTTGTAGTCTCTACTGGTGGATTCAGTCTCtgatgggcacacagcttggttatTACAGTCTGTATTGGGCACACGGCTTTGCAGTTACAGTCTCTGGTTGTAGTCTCTACTGGTGCATTCAGTCTCtgatgggcacacagcttggtcATTACAGTCTGTATTGGGCACACGGCTTTGCAGTTACAGTCTCTGGTTGTAGTCTCTACTGGTGGATGCAGTCTCtgatgggcacacagcttggttatTACAGTCTGTATTGGGCACACTGCTTTGCAGTTACAGTCTCTGGTTGTAGTCTCTACTGGTGGATGCAGTCTCtgatgggcacacagcttggttatTACAGTCTGTATTGGGCACACTTCTTTGCAGTTACAGTCTCTGGTTGTAGTCTCTACTGGTGGATGCAGTCTCtgatgggcacacagcttggttatTACAGTCTGTATTGGGCACACTTCTTTGCAGTTACAGTCTCTGGTTGTAGTCTCTACTGGTGGATGCAGTCTCtgatgggcacacagcttggttatTACAGTCTGTATTGGGCACACTGCGTTGCAGTTACAGTCTCTGGTTGTAGTCTCTACTGGTGGATGCAGTCTCtgatgggcacacagcttggttatTACAGTCTGTATTGGGCACACTGCTTTGCAGTTACAGTCTCTGGTTGTAGTCTCTACTGGTGGATGCAGTCTCtgatgggcacacagcttggttatTACAATCTGTATTGGGCACACTGCTTTACAGCTTCAGTCTCTGGTTGTAGTCTCTACTGGTGGATTCAGTCTCtgatgggcacacagcttggttatTACAGTCTGTATTGGGCACACTTCTTTGCAGTTACAGTCTCTGGTTGTAGTCTCTACTGGTGCATTCAGTCTCtgatgggcacacagcttggttatTACAGTCTGTATTGGGCACACGGCTTTGCAGTTACAGTCTCTGGTTGTAGTCTCTACTGGTGGATGCAGTCTCtgatgggcacacagcttggttatTACAGTCTGTATTGGGCACACTGCTTTGCAGTTACAGTCTCTGGTTGTAGTCTCTACTGGTGGATTCAGTCTCtgatgggcacacagcttggttatTACAGTCTGTATTGGGCACACTGCTTTGCAGTTACAGTCTCTGGTTGTAGTCTCTACTGGTGGATGCAGTCTCtgatgggcacacagcttggttatTACAGTCTGTATTGGGCACACTGCTTTACAGCTTCAGTCTCTGGTTGTAGTCTCTACTGGTGGATTCAGTCTCtgatgggcacacagcttggttatTACAGTCTGTATTGGGCACACTTCTTTGCAGTTACAGTCTCTGGTTGTAGTCTCTACTGGTGGATGCAGTCTCtgatgggcacacagcttggttatTACAGTCTGTATTGGGCACACTGCTTTGCAGTTACAGTCTCTGGTTGTAGTCTCTACTGGTGGATGCAGTCTCtgatgggcacacagcttggttatTACAGTCTGTATTGGGCACACGGCTTTGCAGTTACAGTCTCTGGTTGTAGTCTCTACTGGTGGATGCAGTCTCtgatgggcacacagcttggttatTACAGTCTGTATTGGGCACACTGCTTTGCAGTTACAGTCTCTGGTTGTAGTCTCTACTGGTGGATGCAGTCTCtgatgggcacacagcttggttatTACAGTCTGTATTGGGCACACTGCTTTGCAGTTACAGTCTCTGGTTGTAGTCTCTACTGGTGGATGCAGTCTCtgatgggcacacagcttggttatTACAGTCTGTATTTGGCACACTGCTTTGCAGTTACAGTCTCTGGTTGTAGTCTCTACTGGTGGATGCAGTCTCTCATAAGGGCTTCATAATCTCTCTTTCCTCTTGTTCCAGTATGAGCAGAAATAACTCCCCTGCTCCAACTATGGTGAACTCTTCATCAACCCTTCAAGACAACACCACCCAAGTGTCCATCACCATGAACAAGACAGTCGAGATTATCCGATGGTCATTCATCTTCTTGATCATAGTTGGCCTCTGCTTTTTCATCTGCTTCGTGGCCATGATACTCAACATCTTCTTTGTCAATCCTCAACTCCAGGAGAGCACCCGCTATCTCCTCTTCATCTACATGCTTTTAAACGACACAATATATTTATTCCTGGCCTTCTACTTAGTGATGGCagcaaagtattttttttatgtccctGTACCTGTCTGCTTCATCTTGTATGCCATTTCATCGAGTGCATTTAGGGTAACTCCATACAACCTTGCCGCCATGGCTCTGGAACGTTACATGGCCATCTGTCACCCACTTCGCTATGCAGCGCTGTGCACCAAAAAAAGAGTGAATATAGCCTATGTCTCAATATGGGTGTTACTCATAATCCTACATGGTGCCGAGCTGTTCTTTATGTTCTCATCCATTACAAATCTATATCGCTATGCCATCTGCTTACATGACACCCTATTGGTAAATCCCATTCAGAACGTCATAAGGACCTTCGTCTTCGTCCTATGTTTCGGCTTGGTGGGAATCATCCTCATATTTACCTATGTTAAGATCATGCTGGTTGCCCGCAAAGTAAGTTCTCAATCGTCTTCTGCTTCCAAAGCTGGAAAGACCGTCATGCTTCACGCATTTCAGTTACTGTTGTGTATGTCTTCCCTACTGTCCACGCTCACTGAAACATTTTTGCCCACGATGATCGAATACATGCCAATAACAAACTTTTTTGTCTTCACTTGTGTGCCGAGGTTCCTCAGCCCCGTCATCTATGGATTCCGGGATGAAGAACTGAAAAAGCACATCAAAAAGTCTTTATGGAAGCATCTCCATTAGAGATTTAATTGATATAGTAATCTGTTGTTCTCTGTTATCAGTAATTTGGGTCTGGGAAGAGGATGGCTTCCCAGCGTGTGTCCTGCAatgtccaaaaaaataataatttcatatACGTCTAATTTGTTGAGTTGTCTTCTTCTGTCGCGATTTCAGAAAAATCTTTGCAACCACATCTCTGATTTCTAGGAAGGTCTGATGACTACCATAATGGCCACCACTGCAGGTTCTACAAGGGCTGTCACACAGGTTTCCTGAATATATAGGGGGGTGGGGGTCACTTCTTAACTGTTATTCTAGGTGGACATGCTCAACAATAATAAAGATTTAGGAAAAGTCCACCTCCATAGGTCGGGCCACCTCATTCCTAGTCTGGTAGGCTGCAGGCTGCTTCAGGTCTGTGGTCTACAGGACCCCGGGACCACACACAGTACATCAGCCTCCCAGTGCAGGTGGGTAAATAACATCATTGTACTGTACCACCTGCACCGGACACTGTGCAGACAAGAAGACTGAGTCGCCTCGCTGGGGCACTTAGTGGGCATCAGTGCTTTTAAAGTAAACAGGTCATTATTACTTAGTAAGTAGGCACTCAGGGCCattgtcacttttaaagggggaaCTCAGGGGGCATTTTCTTTTTAAAGCGGTTATCCCATGAATGACAAcctctttccaacaaagctagaaccagccctgtacctcacgtgggtccagagatctccacattcattgctctgctagatttatatcaagctggcagctcagggggagtgtcttttctgctgcagctcagggggcgtgtctcagctctccctatcacagctcagggggagggtcttttctgctgcagctcagggggtgtgtctctgctctccctatcacagctcagaaagggagttgaaggatgaaactgagcatgtgcggccatctcagtgagcatgtcaaagaaataagaaatgaagtggtgctatacagatacattttattaaataactcagatatacaaaatttttatttacatgcaatGCAAAAGTATtaaaatccaggtgctggtttgaaaactgtggaaTACTTTTCGTGGAACAACACCTTTAAGGGACATTATTACTTTTCAGATAAGCCTTCGGGGGCATTATCAGTTTTAGGGGACTCTCAGGGACATTATTACATGTTGTGGGCTatcaggggcattattactgtttaAGGGCCCTCAAGGATATTAGAACTTTTTTAGGGGCTCTGAGGGGCATTACTACCTTTTAGGGGCTCtcaggagcattattactatttCTGGGGTCTCAGGATCATTATTACTTTTTCTATGGTCTCAGGGAGTATATTACTTTTTAGGGGGTCTCAGGGGCATTATTACATTTTGGGGACTCTCAAAGGCATCATTACTTTATAGGGACACTTAGGGGCCTTATTACTTTTAGGGGCATGTAGGGGCAATAttacattataggggcactatgttctaaggggcattattactatttggggcaaaatgggggcactattactttcTAGTGCAAACACAGGCAGCAAAGTAACTTTCTAGCTGCCATTATTAATTTCTagcattgttattattattattaacactGAGCATTTTGACTTTGTGGTGGACACAAAAATTTTACTATGTGGTGCAATGAAAATGCTCAGGTCtcaattagtgttgggcgagcatgctcggccgaaaacCATTTTGAATCGAACCGTGTGTGCTTGAGCACGATGCTCAAGTTTCCTCCCtgtacgtttgttggctgctacacagccaaaaaACATTCAGGGatgtactgccactcactgtaatgccatagccatgttggttactggcattacagtgattggctggccgaaacgcgttatcagctgctatatagcacccggtcacgcgggttcggctcagttttagtcagggagagctgcagcagaagggacagatagtgtagggacaggaatttttttttttttaggcagggtttattgttgaaaggtgttagagacccaaaagtgcttttaaggactattgttttatctagctgcaatatatattattagagcaacctacgctaaattgcgtgcaatgtTTTGGCCACTGCTGAAAGTGACacgacctctgctacatctgttgtgttacatttgcgcatcctaaatatctgtgacattcagcgcaattgtttggctgctgctgacagtgacattacctgcgctacatctcctgtataacgtttgtgcatcctaaatatctgtgacattcagtgtaatttatttgcacatatgcggtatgccagaccaacAGCGGAATtacatgtgaggtcacggtgtgagcaataggtgggccgaagtaaatacagttctggttactcacggttatgtcgtccctgggcaggctcgcacaagtgatgaggagaacggcacaggaattctctggggcacactctggtgtaagggacacaggcccgATGGtgattcgaggtgcccttgatggtctgtattaatgtgcctatggcaaggtcccttgtagtcgtgacgccagtaccttttgtggtggtacaaccatttactgtagtgttaagtgaggaactgaagactgagacaaggatggtgcaatccaaattataacttttactgaacgttgctcctcgTAACATTACATCCAAGTAATAAACAGTCCTTTGGTACATCCAAGtatgaaatacagtctcatgCATGCAGGGGTAGGGTAATGTCAGTCCTCAGAAGAAACAGGCTCTTGTCCTATGAATATATgtaagaaagctactgcttcagactaggcttagAAGTAATAAAAGTCTTTGGCTGGTAAAAACTCTCGCCTGATTCTAACCTGACTTGAAGGTAGTTTTCTGAATCCTTGAACTTCTATTTTCCAGTGGTTTTATGACAGATGGCCTATCTGTCCTCAGGGTTTAAACTCGAAGGTGTGGATGC
This portion of the Bufo gargarizans isolate SCDJY-AF-19 chromosome 1, ASM1485885v1, whole genome shotgun sequence genome encodes:
- the LOC122928888 gene encoding odorant receptor 131-2-like, with protein sequence MTPADDIETYLAIFEKVVVREKLPREQWAEVVTPFLSSGPQQVYFDLLDDQVADYLTVKGEILARLGVNVLVQARMSRNNSPAPTMVNSSSTLQDNTTQVSITMNKTVEIIRWSFIFLIIVGLCFFICFVAMILNIFFVNPQLQESTRYLLFIYMLLNDTIYLFLAFYLVMAAKYFFYVPVPVCFILYAISSSAFRVTPYNLAAMALERYMAICHPLRYAALCTKKRVNIAYVSIWVLLIILHGAELFFMFSSITNLYRYAICLHDTLLVNPIQNVIRTFVFVLCFGLVGIILIFTYVKIMLVARKVSSQSSSASKAGKTVMLHAFQLLLCMSSLLSTLTETFLPTMIEYMPITNFFVFTCVPRFLSPVIYGFRDEELKKHIKKSLWKHLH